A genomic region of Ochotona princeps isolate mOchPri1 chromosome 17, mOchPri1.hap1, whole genome shotgun sequence contains the following coding sequences:
- the FDXR gene encoding NADPH:adrenodoxin oxidoreductase, mitochondrial isoform X1 has product MGFGQPHGQSGGEAWSSAFGIPGNVVGAGAAWVPPPAFAPYSCPHPGLRRQFSTQEMTPQICVVGSGPAGFYTAQHVLKHHAKAHVDIYERQPVPFGLVRFGVAPDHPEVKNVINTFTQTARSPRCAFWGNVAVGRDVTVAELREAYHAVVLSYGAEDHQTLGVQGEQLPGVLSARAFVGWYNGLPENQALAPDLSCDTAVILGQGNVALDVARILLTPVEHLERTDITKAALETLRQSQVKTVWIVGRRGPLQVAFTIKELREMIQLPGTRPLLDPADFLGLQDRIKEVPRPRKRLAELLLRTATGQPGQAEADRRARAPRAWGLRFFRSPQQVLPSPDGQRAAGVRLAVTRLEGTGEAARAVPTGDMEDLPCGLVLSSLGYRSRPIDPSVPFDPKLGIIPNTEGRVVDAPGLYCSGWVKRGPTGVIATTMTDSFLTGQTLLQDLQAGLLPSGPRSGYVAIQALLDSRGVWPVSFSDWEKLDAEEVSRGQSVGKPREKLVDPQEMLRLLGH; this is encoded by the exons ATGGGCTTTGGCCAGCCTCATGGTCAGTCTGGCGGTGAGGCGTGGAGCTCTGCCTTTGGGATCCCTGGGAATGTAGTGGGTGCTGGGGCAGCCTGGGTCCCTCCACCCGCGTTTGCGCCTTACTCCTGTCCACACCCAGGCCTCCGCCGGCAGTTCTCCACGCAGGAGATGACCCCCCAGATCTGTGTGGTGGGTAGTGGCCCAGCTGGCTTCTACACAGCCCAGCACGTGCTCAAG CACCATGCCAAGGCCCATGTGGACATCTACGAGAGGCAGCCGGTGCCTTTCGGCCTGGTGCGCTTTGGTGTGGCACCAGACCACCCTGAGGTGAAG AATGTCATCAACACCTTCACGCAGACAGCCCGCTCTCCACGCTGCGCCTTCTGGGGCAACGTGGCCGTGGGCAGGGACGTGACAGTGGCCGAGCTGCGGGAGGCCTACCACGCCGTGGTGCTG AGCTACGGCGCTGAGGACCACCAGACCCTGGGTGTGCAGGGTGAGCAGCTGCCGGGCGTGCTGTCGGCACGGGCCTTTGTAGGCTGGTACAATGGGCTTCCGGAGAACCAGGCC CTGGCCCCGGACCTGAGCTGCGACACGGCCGTGATCCTGGGGCAGGGGAACGTGGCTCTGGATGTGGCCCGGATACTGCTGACCCCTGTTGAGCACCTAGAG AGAACAGACATCACCAAGGCGGCcctggagaccctgaggcagagCCAGGTGAAGACGGTGTGGATAGTGGGCCGGCGCGGGCCGCTACAAGTGGCTTTCACCATTAAG GAGCTCCGGGAGATGATTCAGTTACCAGGAACGCGGCCCCTCTTGGATCCTGCGGATTTCTTGGGCCTCCAAGACAGAATCAAGG AGGTGCCCCGCCCACGGAAGCGGCTGGCCGAGCTGCTGCTCCGGACAGCCACAGGACAGCCCGGACAGGCCGAGGCCGACCGCCGAGCACGGGCCCCCCGCGCCTGGGGCCTCCGCTTCTTCCGGAgtccccagcaggtgctgccttCGCCAGACGGGCAGCGGGCGGCAGGTGTCCGCTTGGCAGTCACCAGGCTGGAG GGAACCGGTGAGGCCGCCCGGGCGGTGCCTACAGGCGACATGGAGGACCTACCCTGTGGGCTTGTGCTTAGCAGCCTCGGATACAGGAGCCGCCCCATCGACCCCAGCGTGCCCTTTGACCCCAAGCTCGGGATCATCCCCAATACAGAGGGCCGGGTTGTGGATGCGCCAG GGCTCTACTGCAGCGGCTGGGTGAAGAGGGGCCCCACAGGTGTCATCGCCACCACCATGACCGACAGCTTTCTCACGGGGCAGACGCTGCTGCAGGACCTGCAGGCCGGCCTGCTGCCCTCAGGCCCCAGGTCCGGCTACGTGGCCATCCAGGCCCTACTCGACAGCCGAG GGGTCTGGCCAGTCTCCTTCTCAGACTGGGAGAAACTGGATGCTGAGGAGGTGTCACGGGGCCAGAGTGTTGGGAAACCCCGGGAGAAGCTGGTGGATCCTCAGGAGATGTTGCGGCTGCTGGGGCACTGA
- the FDXR gene encoding NADPH:adrenodoxin oxidoreductase, mitochondrial isoform X2, which yields MALRCSCRRPWSAWPRTRPSFAKSTPSLRRQFSTQEMTPQICVVGSGPAGFYTAQHVLKHHAKAHVDIYERQPVPFGLVRFGVAPDHPEVKNVINTFTQTARSPRCAFWGNVAVGRDVTVAELREAYHAVVLSYGAEDHQTLGVQGEQLPGVLSARAFVGWYNGLPENQALAPDLSCDTAVILGQGNVALDVARILLTPVEHLERTDITKAALETLRQSQVKTVWIVGRRGPLQVAFTIKELREMIQLPGTRPLLDPADFLGLQDRIKEVPRPRKRLAELLLRTATGQPGQAEADRRARAPRAWGLRFFRSPQQVLPSPDGQRAAGVRLAVTRLEGTGEAARAVPTGDMEDLPCGLVLSSLGYRSRPIDPSVPFDPKLGIIPNTEGRVVDAPGLYCSGWVKRGPTGVIATTMTDSFLTGQTLLQDLQAGLLPSGPRSGYVAIQALLDSRGVWPVSFSDWEKLDAEEVSRGQSVGKPREKLVDPQEMLRLLGH from the exons ATGGCTCTGCGCTGCTCATGCAGGCGGCCGTGGTCAGCGTGGCCTCGGACCCGTCCGTCCTTCGCCAAGAGCACCCCGA GCCTCCGCCGGCAGTTCTCCACGCAGGAGATGACCCCCCAGATCTGTGTGGTGGGTAGTGGCCCAGCTGGCTTCTACACAGCCCAGCACGTGCTCAAG CACCATGCCAAGGCCCATGTGGACATCTACGAGAGGCAGCCGGTGCCTTTCGGCCTGGTGCGCTTTGGTGTGGCACCAGACCACCCTGAGGTGAAG AATGTCATCAACACCTTCACGCAGACAGCCCGCTCTCCACGCTGCGCCTTCTGGGGCAACGTGGCCGTGGGCAGGGACGTGACAGTGGCCGAGCTGCGGGAGGCCTACCACGCCGTGGTGCTG AGCTACGGCGCTGAGGACCACCAGACCCTGGGTGTGCAGGGTGAGCAGCTGCCGGGCGTGCTGTCGGCACGGGCCTTTGTAGGCTGGTACAATGGGCTTCCGGAGAACCAGGCC CTGGCCCCGGACCTGAGCTGCGACACGGCCGTGATCCTGGGGCAGGGGAACGTGGCTCTGGATGTGGCCCGGATACTGCTGACCCCTGTTGAGCACCTAGAG AGAACAGACATCACCAAGGCGGCcctggagaccctgaggcagagCCAGGTGAAGACGGTGTGGATAGTGGGCCGGCGCGGGCCGCTACAAGTGGCTTTCACCATTAAG GAGCTCCGGGAGATGATTCAGTTACCAGGAACGCGGCCCCTCTTGGATCCTGCGGATTTCTTGGGCCTCCAAGACAGAATCAAGG AGGTGCCCCGCCCACGGAAGCGGCTGGCCGAGCTGCTGCTCCGGACAGCCACAGGACAGCCCGGACAGGCCGAGGCCGACCGCCGAGCACGGGCCCCCCGCGCCTGGGGCCTCCGCTTCTTCCGGAgtccccagcaggtgctgccttCGCCAGACGGGCAGCGGGCGGCAGGTGTCCGCTTGGCAGTCACCAGGCTGGAG GGAACCGGTGAGGCCGCCCGGGCGGTGCCTACAGGCGACATGGAGGACCTACCCTGTGGGCTTGTGCTTAGCAGCCTCGGATACAGGAGCCGCCCCATCGACCCCAGCGTGCCCTTTGACCCCAAGCTCGGGATCATCCCCAATACAGAGGGCCGGGTTGTGGATGCGCCAG GGCTCTACTGCAGCGGCTGGGTGAAGAGGGGCCCCACAGGTGTCATCGCCACCACCATGACCGACAGCTTTCTCACGGGGCAGACGCTGCTGCAGGACCTGCAGGCCGGCCTGCTGCCCTCAGGCCCCAGGTCCGGCTACGTGGCCATCCAGGCCCTACTCGACAGCCGAG GGGTCTGGCCAGTCTCCTTCTCAGACTGGGAGAAACTGGATGCTGAGGAGGTGTCACGGGGCCAGAGTGTTGGGAAACCCCGGGAGAAGCTGGTGGATCCTCAGGAGATGTTGCGGCTGCTGGGGCACTGA